The DNA region GGAAAAGCTCAGGTTCAGAAgattatgagatttattttgggattaaaatatttctaaatcgTTTCGTTTCAGATGATTAATTCTTATTGTTATATTTGTGATTGCAGAGTTATCGTAGGTGAAGAAATAAAAGCTAGTCACAATGGTAAGTCTTACTTGTTATATCTTTTACTTGCCTTCTTCTTGTTGATTCTAAGCTAAatacattattctttttttatgaACTTGTAGGTGAAGTTCACGGCCGATGAGCTTCGTAGGATTATGGACTACAAACACAACATCCGTAATATGTCCGTTATTGCCCATGTCGACCATGGTACGACTTTCTTTTTACttattctcttttattttatgcttttatatatattctttaaaaacTTACGATTTTATATATCTTGTGATTGATAGGTAAATCCACCCTCACTGACTCCTTGGTTGCTGCCGCTGGTATCATTGCCCAAGAAGTTGCTGGTGATGTCCGTATGACTGATACTCGTGCTGACGAGGCTGAGCGTGGTATCACCATCAAGTCCACTGGTATCTCTCTCTACTACGAGATGACCGATGCTTCCTTGAAGAGTTTCACCGGTGCCAGAGATGGAAACGAGTACCTTATCAATCTCATTGACTCCCCCGGGCACGTTGACTTTTCCTCTGAGGTCACTGCTGCTCTCCGTATTACCGATGGTGCTCTTGTGGTGGTCGACTGTATTGAGGGTGTCTGTGTTCAGACCGAGACTGTGCTGCGTCAGGCTCTTGGTGAGAGGATTAGGCCTGTTCTGACTGTGAACAAGATGGACAGGTGTTTCCTTGAGCTTCAGGTTGATGGTGAAGAGGCTTACCAGACTTTCCAGAGGGTTATTGAGAATGCTAATGTCATCATGGCGACGTATGAGGATCCTCTCCTTGGGGATGTTCAGGTCTACCCTGAGAAGGGAACTGTTGCCTTCTCTGCTGGACTTCACGGATGGGCTTTCACCTTGACCAACTTTGCCAAGATGTACGCTTCCAAGTTCGGTGTTGATGAGACTAAGATGATGGAGAGGCTGTGGGGTGAGAATTTCTTTGACCCTGCCACCAGGAAATGGAGCAGCAAGAACACTGGATCCGCTACCTGCAAGCGTGGGTTTGTGCAGTTCTGTTATGAACCCATCAAGCAGATCATTGCCACTTGCATGAATGACCAGAAGGACAAGTTGTGGCCTATGTTGCAGAAGCTTGGTGTCCAGATGAAGTCTGATGAGAAGGAGCTTATGGGTAAACCTTTGATGAAGCGTGTCATGCAGACTTGGCTCCCTGCAAGTACTGCACTACTTGAGATGATGATCTTTCACCTTCCTTCTCCCCACACTGCCCAGAGGTACCGTGTTGAGAACTTGTATGAAGGTCCTCTCGATGATCAGTACGCCACTGCCATCAGAAACTGCGATCCTAATGGTCCCCTTATGCTCTACGTTTCTAAGATGATTCCAGCCTCGGACAAGGGTAGATTCTTTGCTTTTGGTCGTGTCTTCGCTGGTAAGGTGTCCACTGGTATGAAAGTCAGGATTATGGGTCCCAACTTTGTTCCTGGAGAGAAGAAAGACCTTTACGTCAAGAGTGTCCAGAGAACTGTCATCTGGATGGGTAAGAGGCAAGAGACTGTTGAGGATGTTCCCTGTGGTAACACCGTTGCTATGGTTGGTCTTGATCAGTTTATCACCAAGAATGCTACTCTGACGAATGAGAAAGAAGTTGATGCTCATCCTATCCGGGCCATGAAGTTTTCTGTGTCCCCTGTTGTACGTGTTGCTGTTCAGTGCAAGGTCGCTTCCGATCTTCCCAAGCTTGTTGAGGGGCTTAAGAGGCTGGCCAAGTCTGACCCTATGGTTGTGTGCACAATGGAGGAGTCAGGTGAGCACATTGTTGCTGGTGCTGGAGAACTCCATCTTGAGATTTGCTTGAAGGATCTTCAGGATGATTTCATGGGTGGTGCTGAGATTGTCAAGTCAGACCCTGTTGTCTCATTCCGTGAGACTGTTTTGGAGCGATCTGTGCGTACCGTGATGAGCAAGTCCCCTAACAAGCATAACCGTCTGTACATGGAGGCTAGGCCCTTGGAGGATGGTCTTGCGGAGGCAATTGATGATGGCCGTATTGGTCCAAGAGATGATCCCAAGATACGTTCCAAGATCTTGGCTGAGGAGTTTGGTTGGGACAAGGATCTTGCAAAGAAGATTTGGGCGTTTGGACCTGAAACCACAG from Raphanus sativus cultivar WK10039 chromosome 8, ASM80110v3, whole genome shotgun sequence includes:
- the LOC130498343 gene encoding elongation factor 2-like, with the translated sequence MVKFTADELRRIMDYKHNIRNMSVIAHVDHGKSTLTDSLVAAAGIIAQEVAGDVRMTDTRADEAERGITIKSTGISLYYEMTDASLKSFTGARDGNEYLINLIDSPGHVDFSSEVTAALRITDGALVVVDCIEGVCVQTETVLRQALGERIRPVLTVNKMDRCFLELQVDGEEAYQTFQRVIENANVIMATYEDPLLGDVQVYPEKGTVAFSAGLHGWAFTLTNFAKMYASKFGVDETKMMERLWGENFFDPATRKWSSKNTGSATCKRGFVQFCYEPIKQIIATCMNDQKDKLWPMLQKLGVQMKSDEKELMGKPLMKRVMQTWLPASTALLEMMIFHLPSPHTAQRYRVENLYEGPLDDQYATAIRNCDPNGPLMLYVSKMIPASDKGRFFAFGRVFAGKVSTGMKVRIMGPNFVPGEKKDLYVKSVQRTVIWMGKRQETVEDVPCGNTVAMVGLDQFITKNATLTNEKEVDAHPIRAMKFSVSPVVRVAVQCKVASDLPKLVEGLKRLAKSDPMVVCTMEESGEHIVAGAGELHLEICLKDLQDDFMGGAEIVKSDPVVSFRETVLERSVRTVMSKSPNKHNRLYMEARPLEDGLAEAIDDGRIGPRDDPKIRSKILAEEFGWDKDLAKKIWAFGPETTGPNMVVDMCKGVQYLNEIKDSVVAGFQWASKEGPLCDENMRGICFEVCDVVLHSDAIHRGGGQVIPTARRVIYASQLTAKPRLLEPVYMVEIQAPEGALGGIYSVLNQKRGHVFEEMQRPGTPLYNIKAYLPVVESFGFSSQLRAATSGQAFPQCVFDHWEMMSSDPLEAGSQASTLVADIRKRKGMKEQMTPLSDFEDKL